One segment of Daphnia magna isolate NIES linkage group LG2, ASM2063170v1.1, whole genome shotgun sequence DNA contains the following:
- the LOC116916746 gene encoding methylglutaconyl-CoA hydratase, mitochondrial produces the protein MLQRLYVSKAKGYIFHLTLNNQSRLCHVPPSDQGSRHLLKDEVQLDRYEGETSGVAVISLNRPKAKNAISARFLHLFTEALESLKHDKSVRAVIVRSNVPGIFCAGADLKERAKMAQSDVGPFVSKLRAMVSGLSTLPAPVIAALDGAAMGGGLEIALACDLRIAASSAKMGLVEAKLAILPGAGGSQRLPRLIGVPLAKELIFTGRVIDGKAAHEIGLVNHVVDQNKDGDAAYHRALELAEEISANGPVAVRMAKLAINYGSEVDLATGLAFEETCYAQVIPTKDRLEGLQAFREKRTPKYLGE, from the coding sequence ATGCTTCAAAGGCTTTACGTCTCCAAGGCAAAGGGTTACATTTTTCACCTCACACTTAATAACCAAAGTCGTTTGTGCCATGTTCCTCCGAGTGACCAAGGAAGTCGTCACCTATTGAAAGACGAAGTACAACTAGACCGATATGAGGGAGAAACATCCGGAGTCGCAGTTATTTCACTAAATCGCCCAAAGGCTAAAAATGCAATCAGTGCCCgctttttacatttatttacaGAAGCATTAGAATCTTTAAAACATGATAAGTCTGTGAGAGCTGTTATAGTTCGCAGCAATGTGCCAGGAATTTTCTGCGCAGGAGCTGATCTTAAAGAACGAGCAAAAATGGCACAGTCAGATGTTGGTCCTTTTGTAAGTAAGCTGAGAGCAATGGTTTCTGGATTGTCTACTTTACCTGCTCCAGTAATTGCTGCATTGGATGGAGCTGCAATGGGTGGTGGACTGGAGATTGCTCTAGCTTGTGATCTGCGAATTGCAGCCTCATCTGCAAAAATGGGATTAGTTGAAGCTAAACTTGCCATATTACCTGGAGCTGGTGGAAGTCAGAGATTACCTCGTTTGATCGGTGTCCCTTTGGCTAAGGAGCTCATATTCACCGGTCGTGTCATCGATGGAAAAGCTGCACATGAAATTGGTTTGGTAAATCATGTTGTAGACCAGAACAAAGACGGAGATGCAGCCTACCACCGTGCCTTGGAATTGGCAGAAGAAATCTCCGCTAATGGACCCGTTGCTGTACGTATGGCTAAATTGGCAATCAATTATGGGTCTGAAGTGGATCTTGCAACTGGTTTGGCATTTGAGGAAACCTGCTATGCCCAAGTCATCCCAACTAAAGATCGTCTGGAAGGTTTACAAGCCTTCCGGGAAAAAAGAACACCTAAGTACTTAGGAGAATAA
- the LOC116916820 gene encoding uncharacterized protein LOC116916820 isoform X1 encodes MLTWIKVHLRCFTMKIKLILLFFSPLLSQLTWIGFNTFSIFWTANVYPPSVQHCGFDNFGSFAASGPHASTFSSSSCHCLRFHLIAVFVDVFTFISVSSSRRRRLRRLHLRLVVVVLAVFAFISVSSSSSWPSVFAFISVSSSSWPFLLSLSTPSPRRRFRLRPSRREFSVDRRFGIVLFCFVILS; translated from the exons ATGCTAACATGGATTAAGGTTCATCTTCGTTGCTTTACaatg AAGATAAAGTTAATCCTGCTGTTCTTCTCACCATTACTTAGCCAGCTAACATGGATAGGCTTTAACACCTTCtcaattttttg GACTGCAAATGTTTATCCTCCTTCCGTACAACACTGCGGTTTCGACAATTTCGGTAGTTTCGCCGCCAGTGGACCACACGC aagtacattttcttcgtcttcctgtCATTGTCTACGCTTTCacctcatcgctgtcttcgttGACGTCTTcaccttcatctccgtctcgtcgtctcgtcgtcgtcgtcttcgtcgccttcatctccgtctcgtcgtcgtcgtcttggccgtcttcgccttcatctccgtctcgtcgtcgtcgtcttggccgtccgtcttcgccttcatctccgtctcgtcgtcgtcttggccgttTTTGCTGTCTTTGTCTACCCCATCACCTCGTCGCCGGTTTCGCCTTCGCCCTTCACGTAGGGAGTTCAGCGTGGATCGTCGCTTTGGTATCGTTTTATTTTGCTTTGTAAttttaagttaa
- the LOC116916643 gene encoding integrin beta-PS isoform X2 encodes MRFSLGSWCIFPLVAGLVLAINYAAAQQRGSSADSNPCVSKLNCSECIRTPTCAWCAQHDFGAAEGGRLPRCNQQNKYIDGPLAGQCRLEDIVNPDSEFRAILDLALSKAKSGIDLEGTEGRDAVQIKPQRVSLKLRINEAYDMHMQYAQAEDYPVDLYYLMDLSKSMEDDKDKLSELGNLLAERMQSITSNFRLGFGSFVDKVVMPYVSTVPANLLAPCDGCAAPYGFYNSMPLSKDTFRFESQVRKAAVSGNLDAPEGGFDAIMQAIVCKERIGWRDRARRLLVFSTDASFHYAGDGKLGGIVKPNDGLCHLNNDGGYTHSTTQDYPSVSQINQKVKESSVNLIFAVTKEQYHIYEQLNKHVEGASCGVLSNDSSNVVELVQEQYNKITSSVEMKDNATGAVKVTYFSNCLGNGPMVQTNKCDGLKVGTVVNFTARIELSGCPIDPKEWRQLFQIYPVGINESLVVDLQMLCDCDCERPGNLGYISNADQCNGGGDLKCGICHCDDSHSGRFCECDSNTAVLGDHEASCRSDNTSDILCNDRGTCVCGVCECQPRPNPTEIITGQFCECDNFSCDYYNGLPCAGSDHGTCECGKCVCKPGWKGSDCSCRDSIDTCIPPRGGEICSGKGDCVCGECQCFEEDGGRYSGKYCEECPTCPSKCPEYTPCIQCQVFESGKLTKEECANCSFTPVEVDVVKEEFPSDRQCWFYDDDDCRVTFVYGYDDEGEFVVRVQKTKECPPVLNILGIILGVIGAVVAIGFALLLLWKLFTVIHDRREFARFEKERQMAKWDTGENPIYKQATSTFKNPTYGGKQ; translated from the exons ATGAGGTTCTCACTTGGCAGCTGGTGCATATTTCCCCTTGTGGCTGGGCTGGTGCTTGCCATCAATTATGCGGCGGCACAACAGCGAGGATCTAGTGCCGACTCCAACCCCTGTGTTTCAAAACTCAACTGTAGTGAATGTATTCGTACACCAACCTGTGCCTGGTGTGCTCAACAT GATTTTGGTGCTGCTGAAGGTGGTCGACTACCCAGATGTaatcaacaaaacaaatatataGATGGCCCACTTGCTGGGCAGTGCAGATTGGAAGATATTGTCAACCCTGATTCAGAATTCAGGGCAATTTTAGATTTGGCTTTGTCCAAAGCTAAATCTGGAATTGATTTGGAGGGCACAGAAGGAAGAGATGCTGTCCAAATCAAACCTCAACGAGTATCACTAAAATTGAGAATCA ATGAGGCATATGATATGCATATGCAATATGCCCAAGCAGAGGACTACCCTGTAGATTTATACTACCTGATGGATCTGTCGAAATCTATGGAAGATGACAAAGACAAGCTGTCGGAATTGGGCAACCTTCTTGCCGAAAGAATGCAGAGCATTACGTCAAATTTCAGACTGGGATTCGGATCATTCGTTGACAAAGTTGTTATGCCTTACGTCAGCACCGTTCCTGCCAA TTTATTGGCGCCGTGCGACGGATGTGCCGCACCGTACGGGTTCTACAATTCCATGCCACTCAGCAAAGATACTTTTCGGTTTGAG AGCCAAGTGAGGAAGGCTGCCGTATCTGGTAATTTGGATGCTCCAGAAGGTGGCTTTGATGCCATTATGCAAGCAATTGTTTGCAAGGAACGCATTGGATGGAGAGACCGCGCTCGTCGTCTTTTGGTCTTCTCCACTGACGCAAGTTTCCATTATGCAGGCGATGGCAAA CTTGGTGGAATCGTGAAACCAAACGACGGACTGTGTCATTTGAACAATGATGGCGGTTATACTCACTCGACGACGCAAGATTACCCCTCAGTCTCGCAAATCAATCAAAAAGTTAAAGAAAGCTCagtcaacttaattttcgCTGTCACAAAGGAACAGTATCACATCTACGAACAGCTGAACAAGCATGTCGAGGGAGCCAGTTGTGGTGTCCTTTCTAACGATTCATCTAATGTCGTCGAACTCGTACAAGAGCAGTACAAC aaaatcACTTCTTCCGTCGAGATGAAAGATAACGCAACTGGTGCTGTCAAAGTAACTTACTTTTCTAACTGTTTGGGCAACGGGCCGATGGTTCAAACCAACAAATGCGACGGGCTTAAAGTCGGCACTGTCGTTAATTTCACGGCTAGGATTGAG TTATCTGGGTGTCCCATTGATCCGAAAGAATGGCGTCAACTTTTCCAAATCTATCCCGTTGGTATTAACGAATCGTTGGTAGTTGATCTTCAAATGCTATGCGATTGTGATTGCGAGAGACCCGGAAACTTG GGATACATTAGCAATGCCGATCAGTGTAACGGTGGAGGAGATCTGAAGTGTGGTATCTGTCACTGCGATGATTCTCATTCGGGTCGCTTCTGTGAATGTGACTCGAACACGGCTGTTCTCGGAGATCACGAAGCTTCCTGTCGCTCTGATAACACGTCTGATATCTTGTGTAACGATAGAGGAACATGTGTCTGTGGCGTATGCGAATGCCAGCCGCGCCCGAACCCAACAGAG ATTATCACGGGCCAGTTTTGTGAGTGTGATAACTTTTCGTGTGATTACTACAACGGATTACCGTGTGCGGGGTCGGATCATGGAACGTGCGAGTGTGGCAAATGCGTTTGCAAACCCGGCTGGAAGGGTTCCGATTGTTCTTGCAGAGACAGCATTGACACTTGTATTCCTCCTC GAGGAGGTGAAATTTGTTCTGGCAAAGGCGATTGCGTCTGCGGCGAGTGCCAATGTTTTGAAGAAGATGGTGGACGTTATTCGGGGAAATACTGCGAGGAGTGCCCT ACTTGCCCGAGTAAATGTCCCGAATATACtccgtgtattcaatgtcaagtCTTTGAATCTGGTAAATTAACCAAAGAAGAGTGTGCTAACTGCTCCTTCACACCCGTTGAAGTGGATGTTGTCAAAG AGGAGTTCCCATCAGATAGACAATGTTGGTTTTACGACGATGACGATTGTCGTGTAACTTTTGTATATGGGTATGACGACGAAGGAGAATTTGTCGTTCGAGTtcaaaaaaccaaagaatGCCCACCTGTTTTAAATATTCTTGGGATTATTCTTGGTGTCATCGGAGCCGTTGTAGCAATCGGCTTTGCCTTACTGCTACTCTGGAAGCTGTTCACAGTTATTCACGACCGACGAGAATTTGCTCGTTTTGAAAAGGAACGGCAGATGGCCAAATGGGATACG GGAGAAAATCCTATTTACAAACAAGCAACATCTACGTTCAAAAATCCGACATATGGTGGCAAACAATAG
- the LOC116916643 gene encoding integrin beta-PS isoform X1 has protein sequence MRFSLGSWCIFPLVAGLVLAINYAAAQQRGSSADSNPCVSKLNCSECIRTPTCAWCAQHDFGAAEGGRLPRCNQQNKYIDGPLAGQCRLEDIVNPDSEFRAILDLALSKAKSGIDLEGTEGRDAVQIKPQRVSLKLRINEAYDMHMQYAQAEDYPVDLYYLMDLSKSMEDDKDKLSELGNLLAERMQSITSNFRLGFGSFVDKVVMPYVSTVPAKLLEPCDGCKAPYGFKNHMPLSLNSTMFSSQVRKAAVSGNLDAPEGGFDAIMQAIVCKERIGWRDRARRLLVFSTDASFHYAGDGKLGGIVKPNDGLCHLNNDGGYTHSTTQDYPSVSQINQKVKESSVNLIFAVTKEQYHIYEQLNKHVEGASCGVLSNDSSNVVELVQEQYNKITSSVEMKDNATGAVKVTYFSNCLGNGPMVQTNKCDGLKVGTVVNFTARIELSGCPIDPKEWRQLFQIYPVGINESLVVDLQMLCDCDCERPGNLGYISNADQCNGGGDLKCGICHCDDSHSGRFCECDSNTAVLGDHEASCRSDNTSDILCNDRGTCVCGVCECQPRPNPTEIITGQFCECDNFSCDYYNGLPCAGSDHGTCECGKCVCKPGWKGSDCSCRDSIDTCIPPRGGEICSGKGDCVCGECQCFEEDGGRYSGKYCEECPTCPSKCPEYTPCIQCQVFESGKLTKEECANCSFTPVEVDVVKEEFPSDRQCWFYDDDDCRVTFVYGYDDEGEFVVRVQKTKECPPVLNILGIILGVIGAVVAIGFALLLLWKLFTVIHDRREFARFEKERQMAKWDTGENPIYKQATSTFKNPTYGGKQ, from the exons ATGAGGTTCTCACTTGGCAGCTGGTGCATATTTCCCCTTGTGGCTGGGCTGGTGCTTGCCATCAATTATGCGGCGGCACAACAGCGAGGATCTAGTGCCGACTCCAACCCCTGTGTTTCAAAACTCAACTGTAGTGAATGTATTCGTACACCAACCTGTGCCTGGTGTGCTCAACAT GATTTTGGTGCTGCTGAAGGTGGTCGACTACCCAGATGTaatcaacaaaacaaatatataGATGGCCCACTTGCTGGGCAGTGCAGATTGGAAGATATTGTCAACCCTGATTCAGAATTCAGGGCAATTTTAGATTTGGCTTTGTCCAAAGCTAAATCTGGAATTGATTTGGAGGGCACAGAAGGAAGAGATGCTGTCCAAATCAAACCTCAACGAGTATCACTAAAATTGAGAATCA ATGAGGCATATGATATGCATATGCAATATGCCCAAGCAGAGGACTACCCTGTAGATTTATACTACCTGATGGATCTGTCGAAATCTATGGAAGATGACAAAGACAAGCTGTCGGAATTGGGCAACCTTCTTGCCGAAAGAATGCAGAGCATTACGTCAAATTTCAGACTGGGATTCGGATCATTCGTTGACAAAGTTGTTATGCCTTACGTCAGCACCGTTCCTGCCAA GTTATTAGAGCCCTGTGATGGCTGCAAAGCGCCGTATGGTTTCAAGAACCATATGCCTCTGAGTTTGAACTCCACAATGTTTTCA AGCCAAGTGAGGAAGGCTGCCGTATCTGGTAATTTGGATGCTCCAGAAGGTGGCTTTGATGCCATTATGCAAGCAATTGTTTGCAAGGAACGCATTGGATGGAGAGACCGCGCTCGTCGTCTTTTGGTCTTCTCCACTGACGCAAGTTTCCATTATGCAGGCGATGGCAAA CTTGGTGGAATCGTGAAACCAAACGACGGACTGTGTCATTTGAACAATGATGGCGGTTATACTCACTCGACGACGCAAGATTACCCCTCAGTCTCGCAAATCAATCAAAAAGTTAAAGAAAGCTCagtcaacttaattttcgCTGTCACAAAGGAACAGTATCACATCTACGAACAGCTGAACAAGCATGTCGAGGGAGCCAGTTGTGGTGTCCTTTCTAACGATTCATCTAATGTCGTCGAACTCGTACAAGAGCAGTACAAC aaaatcACTTCTTCCGTCGAGATGAAAGATAACGCAACTGGTGCTGTCAAAGTAACTTACTTTTCTAACTGTTTGGGCAACGGGCCGATGGTTCAAACCAACAAATGCGACGGGCTTAAAGTCGGCACTGTCGTTAATTTCACGGCTAGGATTGAG TTATCTGGGTGTCCCATTGATCCGAAAGAATGGCGTCAACTTTTCCAAATCTATCCCGTTGGTATTAACGAATCGTTGGTAGTTGATCTTCAAATGCTATGCGATTGTGATTGCGAGAGACCCGGAAACTTG GGATACATTAGCAATGCCGATCAGTGTAACGGTGGAGGAGATCTGAAGTGTGGTATCTGTCACTGCGATGATTCTCATTCGGGTCGCTTCTGTGAATGTGACTCGAACACGGCTGTTCTCGGAGATCACGAAGCTTCCTGTCGCTCTGATAACACGTCTGATATCTTGTGTAACGATAGAGGAACATGTGTCTGTGGCGTATGCGAATGCCAGCCGCGCCCGAACCCAACAGAG ATTATCACGGGCCAGTTTTGTGAGTGTGATAACTTTTCGTGTGATTACTACAACGGATTACCGTGTGCGGGGTCGGATCATGGAACGTGCGAGTGTGGCAAATGCGTTTGCAAACCCGGCTGGAAGGGTTCCGATTGTTCTTGCAGAGACAGCATTGACACTTGTATTCCTCCTC GAGGAGGTGAAATTTGTTCTGGCAAAGGCGATTGCGTCTGCGGCGAGTGCCAATGTTTTGAAGAAGATGGTGGACGTTATTCGGGGAAATACTGCGAGGAGTGCCCT ACTTGCCCGAGTAAATGTCCCGAATATACtccgtgtattcaatgtcaagtCTTTGAATCTGGTAAATTAACCAAAGAAGAGTGTGCTAACTGCTCCTTCACACCCGTTGAAGTGGATGTTGTCAAAG AGGAGTTCCCATCAGATAGACAATGTTGGTTTTACGACGATGACGATTGTCGTGTAACTTTTGTATATGGGTATGACGACGAAGGAGAATTTGTCGTTCGAGTtcaaaaaaccaaagaatGCCCACCTGTTTTAAATATTCTTGGGATTATTCTTGGTGTCATCGGAGCCGTTGTAGCAATCGGCTTTGCCTTACTGCTACTCTGGAAGCTGTTCACAGTTATTCACGACCGACGAGAATTTGCTCGTTTTGAAAAGGAACGGCAGATGGCCAAATGGGATACG GGAGAAAATCCTATTTACAAACAAGCAACATCTACGTTCAAAAATCCGACATATGGTGGCAAACAATAG
- the LOC116916820 gene encoding uncharacterized protein LOC116916820 isoform X2: protein MCSHISQPQSLHLLCVANRQPSASQVSRFPSSAKNHPYTSALNFGLQMFILLPYNTAVSTISVVSPPVDHTQVHFLRLPVIVYAFTSSLSSLTSSPSSPSRRLVVVVFVAFISVSSSSSWPSSPSSPSRRRRLGRPSSPSSPSRRRLGRFCCLCLPHHLVAGFAFALHVGSSAWIVALVSFYFAL, encoded by the exons ATGTGTTCTCACATCAGTCAACCACAGAGTCTTCATCTACTTTGTGTTGCTAACCGTCAGCCCTCAGCATCACAAGTATCCAGATTTCCAAGCTCCGCCAAAAATCATCCATACACTTCAGCGCTTAATTTTG GACTGCAAATGTTTATCCTCCTTCCGTACAACACTGCGGTTTCGACAATTTCGGTAGTTTCGCCGCCAGTGGACCACACGC aagtacattttcttcgtcttcctgtCATTGTCTACGCTTTCacctcatcgctgtcttcgttGACGTCTTcaccttcatctccgtctcgtcgtctcgtcgtcgtcgtcttcgtcgccttcatctccgtctcgtcgtcgtcgtcttggccgtcttcgccttcatctccgtctcgtcgtcgtcgtcttggccgtccgtcttcgccttcatctccgtctcgtcgtcgtcttggccgttTTTGCTGTCTTTGTCTACCCCATCACCTCGTCGCCGGTTTCGCCTTCGCCCTTCACGTAGGGAGTTCAGCGTGGATCGTCGCTTTGGTATCGTTTTATTTTGCTTTGTAA